In Toxotes jaculatrix isolate fToxJac2 chromosome 12, fToxJac2.pri, whole genome shotgun sequence, the following are encoded in one genomic region:
- the fam76b gene encoding protein FAM76B isoform X1 has product MATSALYACTKCNQRYPFEELSQGQQLCKECRIAHPIVKCTYCRSEFQQESKTNTICKKCAQNVKQFGTPKPCQYCNIIAAFIGTKCQRCTNSEKKYGPPQTCEQCKQQCAFDRKEEGRRKVDGKLLCWLCTLSYRRVLQKTKEQRKGFGSSNSSSLNEKDHHSRSHHHHHHHQHRHSSSHHKLSGSLSPEQEQGLWKQSHKSSSIQKETPKKKPKLEMKPSNGDSSSITQSMDSGGTDNFILISQLKEEVMSLKRLLQQRDQTILEKDRKLTELKADFQYQESNMRVKMNQMEKSHKEAMEQQQAKNRELMKQVAALSKGKKFDRTGSSLLLP; this is encoded by the exons ATGGCAACATCGGCTCTGTACGCCTGTACGAAGTGTAACCAGCGGTATCCTTTCGAGGAGCTGTCGCAGGGCCAGCAGCTGTGCAAG GAGTGTCGCATCGCGCACCCAATAGTGAAGTGCACATACTGCAGATCTGAATTTCAGCAGGAAAG CAAAACCAATACAATCTGCAAGAAATGTGCCCAGAATGTCAAACAGTTTGGAACC CCCAAACCCTGCCAGTACTGTAACATCATTGCAGCTTTTATTGGGACAAAGTGCCAGCGTTGTACTAACTCAGAGAAGAAATATGGACCTCCACAGACCTGTGAACAGTGCAAACAGCAATGCGCCTTTGACCGCAAGGAGGAAGGCAGGAGAAAG GTGGATGGGAAACTGCTGTGTTGGCTCTGTACTCTGTCCTACCGCCGTGTCCTGCAGAAGACCAAGGAGCAGAGGAAGGGCTTCGGCTCTTCCAACTCCTCGTCCCTGAACGAGAAAGACCACCACTCCAGAtcacaccatcatcaccaccaccaccaacacagacacagcagttcTCACCACAA ACTGAGTGGGAGCTTGAGTCCTGAGCAGGAGCAGGGACTGTGGAAACAGAG CCATAAATCGTCTTCAATCCAGAAGGAGACTCCAAAGAAGAAACCAAAACTGGAGATGAAGCCATCCAATGGGGACAG TAGTTCCATCACCCAGTCGATGGATTCTGGAGGAACGGACAATTTCATTCTCATCAGCCAGCTGAAAGAGGAGGTGATGTCACTGAAGAGACTTCTGCAACAAAGGGATCAGACCATCCTAGAGAAGGACCGAAAG CTTACGGAGCTCAAAGCGGACTTTCAGTACCAGGAATCAAACATGAGAGTGAAGATGAACCAAATGGAGAAATCGCACAAGGAGGCtatggagcagcagcag GCCAAGAACAGGGAGCTGATGAAACAAGTGGCTGCTCTCTCTAAAGGAAAAAAGTTTGACCGGACAGGAAGTTCACTGCTGTTGCCCTAA
- the fam76b gene encoding protein FAM76B isoform X2, whose translation MATSALYACTKCNQRYPFEELSQGQQLCKECRIAHPIVKCTYCRSEFQQESKTNTICKKCAQNVKQFGTPKPCQYCNIIAAFIGTKCQRCTNSEKKYGPPQTCEQCKQQCAFDRKEEGRRKVDGKLLCWLCTLSYRRVLQKTKEQRKGFGSSNSSSLNEKDHHSRSHHHHHHHQHRHSSSHHKLSGSLSPEQEQGLWKQSHKSSSIQKETPKKKPKLEMKPSNGDSSITQSMDSGGTDNFILISQLKEEVMSLKRLLQQRDQTILEKDRKLTELKADFQYQESNMRVKMNQMEKSHKEAMEQQQAKNRELMKQVAALSKGKKFDRTGSSLLLP comes from the exons ATGGCAACATCGGCTCTGTACGCCTGTACGAAGTGTAACCAGCGGTATCCTTTCGAGGAGCTGTCGCAGGGCCAGCAGCTGTGCAAG GAGTGTCGCATCGCGCACCCAATAGTGAAGTGCACATACTGCAGATCTGAATTTCAGCAGGAAAG CAAAACCAATACAATCTGCAAGAAATGTGCCCAGAATGTCAAACAGTTTGGAACC CCCAAACCCTGCCAGTACTGTAACATCATTGCAGCTTTTATTGGGACAAAGTGCCAGCGTTGTACTAACTCAGAGAAGAAATATGGACCTCCACAGACCTGTGAACAGTGCAAACAGCAATGCGCCTTTGACCGCAAGGAGGAAGGCAGGAGAAAG GTGGATGGGAAACTGCTGTGTTGGCTCTGTACTCTGTCCTACCGCCGTGTCCTGCAGAAGACCAAGGAGCAGAGGAAGGGCTTCGGCTCTTCCAACTCCTCGTCCCTGAACGAGAAAGACCACCACTCCAGAtcacaccatcatcaccaccaccaccaacacagacacagcagttcTCACCACAA ACTGAGTGGGAGCTTGAGTCCTGAGCAGGAGCAGGGACTGTGGAAACAGAG CCATAAATCGTCTTCAATCCAGAAGGAGACTCCAAAGAAGAAACCAAAACTGGAGATGAAGCCATCCAATGGGGACAG TTCCATCACCCAGTCGATGGATTCTGGAGGAACGGACAATTTCATTCTCATCAGCCAGCTGAAAGAGGAGGTGATGTCACTGAAGAGACTTCTGCAACAAAGGGATCAGACCATCCTAGAGAAGGACCGAAAG CTTACGGAGCTCAAAGCGGACTTTCAGTACCAGGAATCAAACATGAGAGTGAAGATGAACCAAATGGAGAAATCGCACAAGGAGGCtatggagcagcagcag GCCAAGAACAGGGAGCTGATGAAACAAGTGGCTGCTCTCTCTAAAGGAAAAAAGTTTGACCGGACAGGAAGTTCACTGCTGTTGCCCTAA